Proteins encoded together in one Quercus lobata isolate SW786 chromosome 3, ValleyOak3.0 Primary Assembly, whole genome shotgun sequence window:
- the LOC115982721 gene encoding cyclin-D1-1 gives MSILSCSSECLSDDLLCGEQGSEILSGESSPAEYSSDLDSSACSEESIAEFIEDERNFVPGFDYLARFRSQSLDASAREQSVSWILKVQAYYGFQPLTAYLAVNYLDRYLYSRRLPQTNGWPMQLLSVACLSLAAKMEEPLVPSLLDLQVEVAKHIFEPRTIQRMELLVLSVLDWRLRSITPFSFIAYFACKLDSAGTYAGFLVSRATEIILSNIQEASFLEYWPSCIAAAAILCAASEIPNLSLVNPEHAESWCDGLHKDKINGCYQLMQEFVLDNNTRRKPSKVLPQLRVTICTRMRSSDSSSSSSSSSPNKRRKLNSYLWVDDDKGNSE, from the exons ATGTCGATACTATCGTGCTCCTCCGAGTGTTTATCCGATGACCTGCTTTGCGGTGAGCAAGGGTCCGAAATCTTGTCCGGTGAGTCGTCTCCGGCGGAGTACTCGTCGGACTTGGACTCCTCGGCTTGTAGCGAAGAGTCCATAGCCGAGTTCATCGAGGACGAGCGTAACTTCGTTCCTGGGTTCGATTACCTCGCTAGGTTTCGCTCTCAATCCCTCGATGCTTCAGCTAGAGAACAATCGGTTTCGTGGATTCTCAAG GTTCAAGCATATTACGGATTCCAGCCATTGACGGCGTACCTCGCCGTTAACTACTTGGATCGGTATCTTTATTCTCGCCGTTTGCCG CAAACAAATGGGTGGCCAATGCAACTGTTATCTGTAGCTTGCTTATCTTTAGCGGCTAAAATGGAGGAACCTCTGGTTCCTTCTCTATTGGATCTTCag GTGGAAGTAGCCAAACACATTTTTGAGCCTAGAACGATCCAAAGGATGGAGCTTCTTGTGCTTAGTGTTTTGGATTGGAGACTACGATCCATAACACCATTCAGCTTCATTGCTTACTTCGCATGCAAGCTTGATTCGGCAGGAACTTATGCTGGTTTTTTAGTTTCAAGGGCGACTGAAATCATTTTATCTAATATTCAAG AGGCTAGCTTTCTTGAGTATTGGCCATCATGCATTGCTGCCGCAGCCATACTTTGTGCAGCTAGTGAAATTCCAAATTTGTCTCTTGTTAATCCTGAACATGCTGAATCATGGTGTGATGGACTACACAAA gatAAAATCAATGGTTGCTACCAGTTAATGCAAGAATTTGTTCTTGACAATAACACCAGGAGGAAGCCCTCAAAAGTGTTGCCACAGCTTCGAGTTACAATTTGTACTAGAATGAGGTCTAGTGAttcatcgtcatcatcatcgtcatcatcaccaaataaaaggagaaaattaAACAGCTACTTATGGGTAGATGATGACAAAGGAAACTCGGagtaa